One Streptomyces lincolnensis genomic region harbors:
- a CDS encoding LysR family transcriptional regulator, producing the protein MPQPVLDIVALRSLTAVADCGGFHRAARALSLSQSAVSQHVRRLEKTLGHPVVEREGRGTRFTPEGRLLLEQARRILAVHDEAVRTLLDRDGDTVTIGSTEHAADQFLPRLTAAVQDVRPGCRVRFRIDRSARLVEAVERGSVDVAVYVTEAAATEGTPVGGLPLTWHAVPGWEPPRAPAPVPLVAIEDPCAIRRRAIATLAAQGVSATVVGDAGYLAGVLDIARTGQGVALLAAVGPAPDGLTPYDGLPAVPPIPMSALARPGADPATVEAAFAAVRDVLVGVR; encoded by the coding sequence ATGCCCCAACCGGTCCTCGACATCGTGGCCCTGCGCAGCCTGACCGCGGTCGCCGACTGCGGAGGCTTCCACCGCGCGGCCCGGGCCCTGTCCCTGAGCCAGTCCGCGGTCAGCCAGCACGTCCGCAGACTGGAGAAGACCCTGGGGCATCCGGTGGTGGAACGCGAGGGCCGCGGCACCCGGTTCACCCCGGAGGGTCGTCTGCTCCTCGAACAGGCCCGCCGGATCCTCGCCGTCCACGACGAGGCCGTCCGCACCCTGCTCGACCGGGACGGCGACACCGTCACCATCGGCTCCACCGAGCACGCCGCCGACCAGTTCCTGCCCCGCCTGACCGCCGCCGTGCAGGACGTGCGCCCCGGCTGCCGGGTCCGATTCCGTATCGACCGGTCGGCCCGGCTGGTCGAGGCGGTGGAACGCGGCAGCGTCGACGTCGCCGTGTACGTCACGGAGGCGGCCGCCACCGAGGGCACACCGGTCGGGGGCCTCCCGCTCACCTGGCACGCCGTCCCTGGCTGGGAGCCCCCGCGCGCCCCCGCCCCCGTCCCCCTGGTCGCCATCGAGGATCCGTGCGCGATCCGTCGTCGCGCGATCGCGACCCTGGCCGCGCAGGGGGTGTCGGCCACCGTCGTCGGTGACGCGGGCTATCTCGCCGGGGTCCTGGACATCGCCCGGACCGGCCAGGGCGTGGCCCTCCTCGCGGCGGTGGGACCGGCACCGGACGGACTGACTCCCTACGACGGGCTGCCCGCCGTTCCCCCGATCCCGATGAGCGCGCTCGCCCGTCCGGGCGCGGATCCGGCGACGGTCGAGGCGGCCTTCGCCGCGGTGAGGGATGTACTGGTGGGGGTGAGGTGA
- a CDS encoding alpha/beta hydrolase: MSSSLARESFSRESFSWDEPEGLAARGTLIVLAGRGEHGGVYERFGRRLAFDAYRVRALGDPTADPSVLDTAAKLLADESLPGPKVLVGSDTGAHHAARLAAEREADVDALILAGLPTARWTAGSWEAEVEARTACPTHQGRLTNDPGFRRGALDESPEPPELRLDRVHVPVLALHGKDDPVSPVEQAREAYAGLPGVRTVIFNGGRHDVLNDALHRTVAATVVLFLERLRLSPELPAIAESPA, encoded by the coding sequence ATGTCCTCATCCCTCGCCCGGGAGTCCTTCTCCCGGGAATCCTTCTCCTGGGACGAACCCGAAGGCCTCGCCGCGCGCGGCACGCTGATCGTGCTGGCCGGCCGGGGTGAACACGGCGGTGTGTACGAGCGGTTCGGCCGCCGTCTGGCCTTCGACGCCTACCGGGTCCGTGCCCTCGGCGACCCGACCGCCGATCCCTCCGTGCTCGACACCGCGGCCAAGCTGCTCGCCGACGAGTCGCTGCCCGGCCCGAAGGTGCTGGTCGGCTCGGACACCGGAGCCCACCACGCCGCCCGTCTCGCCGCCGAACGGGAGGCGGACGTCGACGCGCTGATCCTGGCCGGACTGCCCACCGCCCGCTGGACGGCGGGCAGTTGGGAGGCCGAGGTCGAGGCACGCACCGCCTGCCCCACCCATCAGGGGCGCCTCACGAACGACCCCGGCTTCCGGCGGGGCGCGCTCGACGAGAGCCCGGAGCCGCCCGAACTACGCCTCGACCGCGTCCACGTTCCGGTCCTGGCCCTGCACGGCAAGGACGACCCGGTGAGCCCGGTCGAGCAGGCCCGGGAGGCGTACGCCGGACTTCCGGGAGTGCGAACGGTGATCTTCAACGGTGGTCGGCACGATGTCCTCAACGACGCCCTGCACCGCACCGTGGCCGCGACCGTCGTGCTGTTCCTGGAGCGCCTGCGGCTGTCCCCCGAGCTGCCCGCGATCGCGGAGAGCCCGGCATGA
- a CDS encoding helix-turn-helix domain-containing protein: MLRAPTGEKRLDILEWLKNPAAHFPPPKRGDLVEDGVTADAVAVKLGVSREVAERHLDLLADIGLLRTRRIRRRTHYRRDEMRIAEVARMFEKGW, encoded by the coding sequence ATGCTGAGGGCTCCGACCGGCGAAAAGCGCCTGGACATCCTCGAATGGCTGAAGAACCCGGCCGCCCACTTCCCGCCCCCGAAACGCGGTGACCTCGTCGAGGACGGCGTCACCGCGGACGCCGTCGCCGTGAAGCTCGGCGTGTCCCGCGAGGTCGCCGAGAGGCATCTCGACCTGCTCGCGGACATCGGCCTGCTGCGCACCAGGAGAATCCGGCGGCGCACCCACTACCGGCGCGACGAGATGCGGATCGCCGAGGTGGCGCGCATGTTCGAGAAGGGCTGGTAG
- a CDS encoding FadR/GntR family transcriptional regulator: protein MEAVLAHLRGAIERGEYAIGDKLPSEAELCRTLEISRPVLREALRALQTMGLTVSKTGKGTFVVANAVEDPTFGDYAASDLLEVRRHVEIPVAGYAARRRTAENLDHLAHLLDRMERETDTTAWVAMDTLFHLGVAEAAQNPVFRRVIEEIRDALARQSAFLNELGGRREQSNREHRAIVEALIDGSEHDAVEAMSHHLDRVETTLTDIVRSPRTDSPTEGGPEA from the coding sequence ATGGAAGCGGTCCTGGCGCACCTGCGCGGCGCCATCGAGCGCGGCGAGTACGCCATCGGCGACAAGCTCCCCTCCGAGGCGGAGCTCTGCCGGACCCTGGAGATCAGCCGGCCCGTCCTGCGCGAGGCCCTGAGGGCTCTGCAGACCATGGGCCTGACCGTCTCCAAGACCGGCAAGGGCACCTTCGTCGTCGCCAACGCCGTCGAGGACCCCACCTTCGGCGACTACGCGGCCAGCGACCTGCTGGAGGTGCGCCGCCATGTCGAGATCCCGGTCGCCGGGTACGCGGCCAGGCGCCGCACCGCGGAGAACCTCGACCATCTGGCCCACCTCCTGGACCGGATGGAGCGGGAGACCGACACCACCGCCTGGGTCGCGATGGACACGCTGTTCCACCTCGGGGTGGCCGAGGCCGCCCAGAACCCGGTCTTCCGCCGGGTCATCGAGGAGATCCGTGACGCACTGGCCCGCCAGTCGGCGTTCCTCAACGAACTCGGCGGCCGCCGCGAGCAGTCCAACCGCGAGCACCGGGCCATCGTCGAGGCGCTGATCGACGGTTCCGAACACGACGCGGTGGAGGCCATGTCCCACCACCTCGACCGCGTCGAGACCACCCTCACCGACATCGTGCGTTCCCCGCGCACGGACAGTCCCACGGAAGGCGGACCCGAGGCGTGA
- a CDS encoding SMP-30/gluconolactonase/LRE family protein, translated as MDRPAALVPHHYVALGGRGPEDVVADSRGRVLTGLEDGRIVRLDGVTDPAAARVEVLAETGGRPLGLELLADDRLLVCDADLGLLRVDLSDGTVRILADSVAGEPLRFASNVVALSDGTLYFTVSSRRYPLDQWIGDLVEHTGTGRLLRLAPDSEAPDVLLEGLQFANGLAVSGDESFLVIAETGARRLTRYRLTGPRAGESEPFVENLPGMPDNLWRAGKDGPVWVSLAGPRVPPLELLHRAAPAVRRGVARLAVRAPYRPTGMIGVLAVDDDGTVIHHMARRHSGFRFVTSVCRTGDHLILGSLWEHGVAVCEAPAPK; from the coding sequence ATGGACCGTCCGGCAGCTCTCGTCCCCCACCACTACGTCGCGCTCGGCGGGCGCGGCCCCGAGGACGTGGTGGCCGATTCCCGCGGGCGGGTGCTGACCGGTCTGGAGGACGGCCGCATCGTCCGCCTGGACGGGGTGACGGATCCGGCCGCGGCCCGGGTCGAGGTGCTCGCCGAGACCGGCGGCAGGCCGCTCGGTCTCGAACTCCTCGCGGACGACCGGTTGTTGGTGTGCGACGCCGACCTCGGCCTGCTGCGCGTCGACCTCTCCGACGGCACCGTGCGCATTCTCGCCGACTCGGTGGCGGGGGAGCCGCTGCGGTTCGCCAGCAACGTCGTCGCCCTCTCCGACGGAACCCTGTACTTCACCGTCTCCAGCCGCCGATACCCCCTCGACCAGTGGATCGGCGACCTGGTCGAGCACACCGGCACCGGCCGGCTGCTGCGCCTGGCCCCTGACAGCGAGGCGCCCGACGTCCTGCTGGAGGGGCTCCAGTTCGCCAACGGGCTGGCGGTGAGCGGCGACGAGTCCTTCCTGGTGATCGCCGAGACGGGCGCGCGCCGCCTGACCCGCTACCGGCTCACCGGACCCCGTGCGGGGGAGAGCGAACCCTTCGTGGAGAACCTTCCGGGGATGCCCGACAACCTCTGGCGTGCCGGCAAGGACGGCCCGGTCTGGGTGTCCCTCGCCGGGCCCCGCGTCCCCCCGCTGGAGCTGCTGCACCGCGCCGCACCGGCCGTCCGCCGTGGCGTCGCGCGCCTGGCCGTCCGAGCCCCCTACCGTCCCACCGGCATGATCGGCGTTCTGGCCGTCGACGACGACGGCACCGTGATCCACCACATGGCCCGCCGCCACTCCGGCTTCCGCTTCGTCACCAGCGTCTGCCGGACCGGGGACCACCTGATCCTGGGCAGCCTGTGGGAGCACGGTGTCGCGGTCTGCGAGGCACCCGCCCCGAAGTGA
- a CDS encoding LacI family DNA-binding transcriptional regulator has protein sequence MTMNSSGGRRKPPTIHDVAREAGVSRGTVSRVLNGGHYVSPAAQEAVNAAIRKTGYVVNRHARSLITGRSDSVGFLLTEPQERFFEDPNFNVLLRGCTQALAAHDIPLLLMLAGTEDERRRLTRYITAGHVDGVLLVSSHSGDPIAEELRAADVPLVACGKPIGLRSRVSYVAADDRDGAREMVRHLLSLGRRRVGVVTGPLDTPGGVERLAGYREVLAEAGVEADERLVVSGDYSRVSGELGAERLLAQAPDVDAVFVASDLMAQGVLTALERAGRRVPQDVAVGGFDDSPAALAARPELTTIRQPWDRISTEMVRVLLAQIGGEEPAAVILPTELVKREST, from the coding sequence ATGACCATGAACAGTTCGGGGGGCCGGCGCAAGCCGCCGACGATCCACGACGTGGCGCGGGAGGCGGGTGTCTCGCGCGGCACCGTCTCGCGCGTACTCAACGGCGGCCACTACGTCAGCCCGGCCGCCCAGGAGGCGGTCAACGCCGCCATCCGCAAGACGGGTTACGTCGTCAACCGGCACGCCCGTTCACTGATCACCGGGCGTTCCGACTCGGTGGGCTTCCTGCTCACCGAGCCGCAGGAGCGGTTCTTCGAGGACCCGAACTTCAACGTCCTCCTGCGCGGCTGCACGCAGGCGCTGGCCGCCCACGACATCCCCCTGCTGCTGATGCTGGCGGGCACCGAGGACGAGCGGCGGCGCCTGACGCGGTACATCACCGCCGGGCATGTCGACGGGGTGCTGCTGGTCTCCAGCCATTCCGGGGATCCGATCGCCGAGGAGCTGCGCGCGGCGGACGTGCCCCTGGTCGCGTGCGGCAAGCCGATCGGGCTCCGTTCCCGGGTGAGCTATGTGGCGGCCGACGACCGGGACGGCGCCCGCGAGATGGTGCGGCACCTGCTGTCCCTGGGCCGCCGCCGCGTCGGCGTGGTCACCGGACCGCTGGACACCCCCGGTGGTGTCGAGCGGCTCGCCGGGTACCGGGAGGTGCTCGCCGAGGCGGGGGTGGAGGCCGACGAGCGGCTCGTCGTCTCCGGCGACTACAGCCGGGTCAGCGGCGAGCTGGGCGCCGAGCGGCTGCTGGCCCAGGCTCCCGACGTGGACGCCGTGTTCGTCGCCTCCGACCTGATGGCCCAGGGCGTCCTGACCGCCCTGGAGCGGGCCGGACGCCGGGTGCCCCAGGACGTGGCCGTCGGCGGCTTCGACGACTCCCCGGCCGCCCTCGCCGCCCGCCCCGAACTCACCACCATCCGCCAGCCCTGGGACCGCATCAGCACCGAGATGGTCCGCGTCCTCCTGGCCCAGATCGGCGGCGAGGAACCGGCGGCGGTGATCCTGCCGACGGAGCTGGTGAAGCGGGAGTCGACGTAG
- a CDS encoding VOC family protein, producing the protein MTAGLNTIIYPVKDLAAAKALFSALLGTEPYADEPYYVGFKDAGQDVGLDPNGHARGMTGPVPYWHVSDIRTSLAALVDAGAETLQDVQDVGGGKLIAFVKDADGNLIGLTQDPVA; encoded by the coding sequence ATGACCGCCGGACTGAACACGATCATCTACCCCGTCAAGGACCTCGCCGCGGCGAAGGCCCTGTTCAGCGCGCTGCTGGGGACGGAACCGTACGCCGACGAGCCGTACTACGTCGGGTTCAAGGACGCGGGCCAGGACGTGGGCCTCGACCCCAACGGGCACGCCAGGGGCATGACCGGCCCGGTCCCCTACTGGCACGTGAGCGACATCAGGACGAGCCTCGCGGCCCTGGTGGACGCCGGGGCGGAGACGCTCCAGGACGTCCAGGACGTCGGTGGCGGCAAGCTGATCGCCTTCGTGAAGGACGCGGACGGCAACCTCATCGGCCTGACGCAGGATCCGGTCGCCTAG
- a CDS encoding DUF190 domain-containing protein, translating to MTRLTGRALRLTVFVGEHDTWHRKPLYSEIVHRAHAAGLAGASAFRGVEGFGGSSLIHTSRLLSLSEDLPVAVVIVDAEERVRAFLPQLDELVTEGLVTLDDCEVIRYVGRDENQGEPGTKGKKQL from the coding sequence ATGACAAGGCTGACCGGCCGTGCCCTGCGCCTGACCGTCTTCGTCGGCGAGCATGACACCTGGCACCGCAAGCCCCTCTACAGCGAGATCGTGCACCGCGCCCACGCCGCCGGCCTCGCGGGCGCCAGCGCCTTCCGCGGCGTCGAGGGATTTGGTGGCTCCTCCCTGATCCACACCTCACGACTGCTGTCGCTGAGCGAGGACCTGCCGGTGGCCGTCGTGATCGTCGACGCCGAGGAGCGCGTACGGGCGTTCCTGCCGCAGCTCGACGAACTGGTCACCGAGGGCCTGGTGACGCTCGACGACTGCGAGGTCATCAGGTACGTCGGCCGCGACGAAAATCAGGGCGAACCGGGCACGAAGGGTAAGAAGCAGTTGTGA
- the crcB gene encoding fluoride efflux transporter CrcB produces MSTQETSTGLPAARTPVRQGQAPVLAVVALGGALGATARYGLALAWPAPPGGFPWATFWTNVVGCAVIGVFMVVITDVWAAHRLVRPFFGTGVLGGFTTFSTYAVDIERLVDAGHARTGLAYLAATVLAALTAVWLAAAATRGVLKGRRR; encoded by the coding sequence ATGAGCACCCAGGAGACCAGCACCGGCCTCCCGGCCGCGCGGACACCCGTCCGCCAGGGCCAGGCCCCCGTCCTCGCCGTCGTCGCGCTCGGTGGTGCTCTCGGTGCCACCGCCCGGTACGGGCTCGCCCTGGCGTGGCCCGCCCCGCCGGGCGGTTTTCCCTGGGCGACCTTCTGGACCAACGTCGTCGGCTGCGCGGTGATCGGCGTGTTCATGGTGGTCATCACCGACGTGTGGGCCGCCCACCGCCTGGTCCGCCCTTTCTTCGGCACCGGCGTCCTCGGCGGCTTCACCACCTTCTCGACGTACGCCGTCGACATCGAGCGGCTGGTCGACGCGGGCCACGCCCGCACGGGCCTGGCCTATCTCGCCGCGACTGTCCTGGCGGCGCTCACGGCGGTATGGCTCGCGGCCGCGGCCACCCGCGGCGTCCTGAAGGGGAGGCGGCGATGA
- a CDS encoding MarR family winged helix-turn-helix transcriptional regulator, which yields MAVKTVEAGLEERWRDILAVHARTMCEIDRVLHPHGLGASDFEVLDILATESPREGDQCRVQNLAGRVHLSQSALSRLIGRLEKDGLVERSVCVEDRRGVWVSLTRKGRDLHAEVLPLQRAALDRMLNG from the coding sequence ATGGCAGTGAAGACGGTCGAGGCCGGCCTTGAGGAGCGGTGGCGGGACATCCTGGCGGTGCACGCGCGCACGATGTGCGAGATCGACCGCGTCCTGCACCCGCACGGGCTGGGCGCGAGTGATTTCGAGGTCCTCGACATCCTCGCCACCGAGTCCCCTCGGGAGGGCGACCAGTGCCGGGTGCAGAACCTCGCCGGACGGGTGCATCTCAGCCAGAGCGCGCTGTCCCGCCTCATCGGCCGGCTGGAGAAGGACGGCCTGGTGGAGCGTTCGGTCTGCGTGGAGGACCGCCGGGGCGTGTGGGTGTCCCTCACCCGCAAGGGACGTGACCTGCACGCGGAGGTTTTGCCCCTGCAACGCGCGGCCCTGGACCGCATGTTGAACGGCTGA
- a CDS encoding undecaprenyl-diphosphate phosphatase, with translation MSVISVGQAVVLGAVEGVTEFLPVSSTGHLKIVEGLMGIPVDDDAVVGFSAVIQVGAIAAVLVYFFKDIVRIVSAWGRGLVHREERHHHDYKFAWWVICATIPIVAVGLAAKPLIEGPLASLWVVAGSLIVGSGVMWAADQMGRHKRGEDDTSFKDAMLVGSSQILALLFPGFSRSGATMSTALILDLDRVAATRLSFFLGIPALTGAGLYELKDALGTGVGAVPLAAGTVVSFVVAYASIAWLLKFVAKHSFNAFVVYRIFVGVLLFGLLAMGGISS, from the coding sequence ATGAGCGTCATCAGCGTCGGTCAGGCCGTCGTCCTCGGAGCCGTCGAGGGGGTGACCGAGTTCCTGCCGGTCTCCTCCACCGGCCATCTGAAGATCGTCGAGGGGCTCATGGGGATCCCGGTCGACGACGACGCCGTCGTCGGGTTCTCGGCCGTGATCCAGGTCGGGGCGATCGCCGCCGTGCTCGTGTACTTCTTCAAGGACATCGTGCGGATCGTCTCCGCCTGGGGCCGCGGGCTCGTCCACCGTGAGGAGCGCCACCACCACGACTACAAGTTCGCCTGGTGGGTGATCTGCGCGACGATCCCGATCGTCGCCGTGGGCCTGGCGGCCAAGCCGCTCATCGAGGGCCCGCTCGCCTCGCTGTGGGTGGTCGCCGGTTCGCTGATCGTCGGCAGCGGCGTGATGTGGGCGGCCGACCAGATGGGCCGGCACAAGCGCGGGGAGGACGACACCTCCTTCAAGGACGCGATGCTGGTCGGCAGCTCGCAGATCCTCGCCCTGCTCTTCCCGGGCTTCTCCCGCTCCGGCGCCACCATGTCCACGGCCCTGATCCTCGACCTGGACCGTGTCGCCGCCACCCGGCTCTCCTTCTTCCTCGGCATCCCCGCCCTGACCGGCGCCGGCCTGTACGAACTGAAGGACGCCCTGGGCACGGGCGTGGGCGCGGTCCCGCTCGCGGCCGGCACGGTGGTCTCCTTCGTCGTCGCCTACGCCTCCATCGCCTGGCTGCTGAAGTTCGTGGCCAAGCACTCCTTCAACGCCTTCGTGGTCTACCGGATCTTCGTCGGGGTGCTGCTGTTCGGGCTGCTGGCCATGGGCGGGATCAGCAGCTGA
- the crcB gene encoding fluoride efflux transporter CrcB has product MNWLLVVMGAMVGAPLRYLTDRAVQSRHDSVFPWGTFAVNVTGCLILGTLTGAAAAGAAGSHLQLLLGTGLCGALTTYSTFSYETLRLTETGAGFYAAVNVIGSVVAGLGAVFVGVALAQAVWA; this is encoded by the coding sequence GTGAACTGGCTCCTGGTCGTCATGGGCGCGATGGTCGGTGCCCCGCTGCGTTATCTCACCGACCGCGCGGTCCAGTCCCGGCACGACTCGGTCTTCCCCTGGGGCACCTTCGCGGTGAACGTCACGGGCTGCCTGATCCTCGGCACGCTCACCGGTGCCGCGGCGGCGGGGGCCGCCGGTTCCCACCTCCAACTGCTCCTGGGCACCGGCCTGTGCGGGGCGCTGACGACGTACTCGACCTTCTCCTACGAGACCCTCCGGCTGACCGAGACGGGCGCGGGGTTCTACGCGGCGGTCAACGTGATCGGCAGTGTGGTGGCGGGACTTGGGGCGGTCTTCGTGGGAGTCGCGCTGGCCCAGGCGGTCTGGGCATAG
- a CDS encoding sulfurtransferase, translating into MSGKVTTTVAELRELLASDDPPVVLDVRWTLGDPHGRDHHTEARIPGAVYVDLDTELAAPPSPEGGRHPLPRAEDLQRAARRWGIHQGQQVVIHDDAGNTAAARAWWLLRYAGLSRVTLLDGALGAWRSAGLPLESGLPADPPPGDVVLGEGALPTLDADGAAGLALDGLLLDARAAERYRGEVEPVDPRAGHIPGAVSAPTGENLAADGSFLPPEELRGRFEKKGAADGRRIGVYCGSGVTAAHQIAALELAGFEAVLFPGSWSAWSADPTRPAATGPLPS; encoded by the coding sequence ATGAGCGGGAAGGTGACGACGACGGTCGCCGAGCTGCGTGAACTCCTCGCCTCCGACGATCCCCCGGTGGTCCTCGACGTCCGCTGGACGCTCGGCGATCCGCACGGCCGCGACCATCACACCGAGGCGCGCATCCCGGGCGCGGTCTACGTCGATCTGGACACGGAGCTGGCCGCCCCGCCGAGCCCCGAGGGCGGCCGGCATCCGCTTCCCCGGGCCGAGGACCTTCAGCGGGCGGCCCGCCGGTGGGGCATCCACCAGGGGCAGCAGGTCGTGATCCACGACGACGCGGGCAACACGGCGGCGGCCCGCGCGTGGTGGCTGCTGCGGTACGCGGGCCTGTCCCGGGTGACGCTCCTCGACGGGGCCCTCGGCGCCTGGCGCTCCGCCGGACTGCCGCTGGAGTCGGGCCTCCCGGCCGACCCGCCGCCCGGTGACGTCGTCCTGGGCGAGGGCGCGCTGCCCACGCTCGACGCGGACGGTGCCGCCGGCCTCGCTCTCGACGGACTGCTGTTGGACGCGCGTGCCGCCGAGCGGTACCGCGGTGAGGTGGAGCCCGTGGACCCGCGGGCCGGACACATCCCCGGTGCGGTCTCCGCGCCCACCGGCGAGAACCTCGCGGCCGACGGGAGCTTCCTGCCACCTGAGGAGCTGCGCGGGCGGTTCGAGAAGAAGGGGGCGGCCGACGGCCGTCGTATCGGCGTGTACTGCGGCTCCGGAGTGACCGCCGCGCATCAGATCGCCGCTCTGGAGCTCGCCGGCTTCGAGGCGGTGCTCTTCCCCGGCTCGTGGTCCGCCTGGTCCGCCGATCCCACCCGCCCGGCCGCGACCGGCCCGCTGCCGTCCTGA
- a CDS encoding beta-galactosidase: MPETTPRGLTRLAFGGDYNPEQWPESVWQEDVRLMREAGVTMVSVGIFSWALLEPRPGVYDFGWLDRILDLLHDNGIRVDLGTPTVVPPAWFYRAHPDALPVTADGVRLAFGSRGAICHSNAHYRTAATTITTQLAERYADHPALAMWHVHNEYGVPVSACYCDSCAAHFRRWLATTYGTVDAVNEAWGTAFWGQRYAHLDEIDPPRTAATVGNPGQALDYKRFADATMRENFVAERDILHRLTPGVPVTTNFMVALSQCDSVDYWAWGREVDIVTNDHYLITDGRRTHVNLAMAADLTRSVAGGAPWLLLEHSTSGVNWQPRNPAKAPGQMARNSLGHVARGSEGAMFFQWRQSRRGAEKFHSAMVPHGGTDTRVWREVVELGASLDSLSTVRGTRTTADVAVLWDWHSWWAQTLDWRPSEDHDPRERADAFYEALYDRHLTVDFAHPEADLSAYPLVVVPALYLMTEKAGRNVREYVENGGTVVVSYFSGIVDQHDAVHEGAHPGALRDVLGLTVEEFSPLLPGQAVRIAGSDGSELTGDVWTEVVVPRGAEPVWTYADGLTAGHPAVTRNRHGRGTAWYVSTRLGAQGLDALLGWAIEDAGVDARADLPRDVEVVRRTGESGTYLFAINHTAADVKVPLETDGTELLTGERAAGRLPVPAGAVRVVRLDG, from the coding sequence ATGCCGGAGACCACCCCCAGGGGCCTCACCAGGCTTGCCTTCGGCGGGGACTACAACCCGGAGCAGTGGCCGGAGAGCGTCTGGCAGGAGGATGTCCGGCTGATGCGGGAGGCCGGCGTCACCATGGTGAGCGTCGGGATCTTCTCCTGGGCGCTGCTGGAGCCCCGGCCGGGCGTGTACGACTTCGGCTGGCTGGACCGCATCCTGGACCTGCTGCACGACAACGGCATCCGCGTCGACCTCGGCACCCCGACCGTCGTTCCCCCGGCCTGGTTCTACCGCGCCCACCCCGACGCGCTGCCGGTGACGGCGGACGGCGTCCGCCTCGCCTTCGGCTCGCGCGGCGCCATCTGCCACAGCAACGCCCACTACCGGACCGCCGCCACGACCATCACCACGCAACTCGCCGAGCGCTACGCCGACCACCCCGCCCTGGCGATGTGGCACGTGCACAACGAGTACGGCGTCCCCGTCTCCGCCTGCTACTGCGACTCCTGCGCCGCCCACTTCCGCCGTTGGCTGGCCACGACGTACGGCACGGTCGACGCGGTCAACGAGGCCTGGGGCACCGCCTTCTGGGGCCAGCGCTACGCCCACCTCGACGAGATCGACCCGCCGCGCACGGCGGCCACGGTCGGCAACCCCGGCCAGGCGCTGGACTACAAGCGGTTCGCCGACGCCACCATGCGCGAGAACTTCGTGGCGGAACGGGACATCCTGCACCGCCTGACGCCCGGCGTCCCGGTCACCACCAACTTCATGGTCGCGCTCAGCCAGTGCGACTCGGTCGACTACTGGGCCTGGGGGCGCGAGGTCGACATCGTCACCAACGACCACTACCTGATCACCGACGGCCGCCGCACCCACGTCAACCTCGCGATGGCCGCCGACCTGACCCGCTCGGTCGCGGGCGGCGCCCCCTGGCTGCTGCTCGAACACTCCACCTCGGGCGTCAACTGGCAGCCCCGCAACCCCGCCAAGGCCCCCGGCCAGATGGCCCGCAACTCCCTCGGCCATGTCGCCCGCGGCTCCGAGGGCGCGATGTTCTTCCAGTGGCGCCAGTCCCGTCGCGGCGCCGAGAAGTTCCACTCGGCGATGGTCCCGCACGGCGGCACCGACACCCGCGTCTGGCGCGAAGTGGTCGAACTGGGCGCCTCCCTCGACTCGTTGAGCACCGTCCGCGGCACCCGTACCACCGCCGACGTGGCCGTCCTGTGGGACTGGCACTCCTGGTGGGCGCAGACCCTCGACTGGCGGCCCAGCGAGGACCACGACCCGCGCGAGCGCGCCGACGCCTTCTACGAGGCCCTCTACGACCGTCACCTCACGGTCGACTTCGCCCACCCGGAAGCCGACTTGTCGGCCTATCCCCTTGTCGTCGTTCCCGCGCTGTATCTGATGACGGAGAAGGCCGGCCGCAACGTCCGGGAGTACGTCGAGAACGGCGGCACCGTCGTCGTGTCGTACTTCTCCGGCATCGTCGACCAGCACGACGCCGTCCACGAGGGCGCCCATCCCGGTGCCCTGCGCGACGTGCTCGGCCTGACCGTCGAGGAGTTCTCACCGCTGCTCCCGGGGCAGGCGGTGCGGATCGCCGGCTCCGACGGCTCGGAGCTCACCGGTGACGTGTGGACGGAGGTCGTGGTGCCGCGCGGCGCCGAGCCCGTGTGGACGTACGCCGACGGACTGACCGCCGGACACCCCGCCGTCACCCGGAACCGCCACGGCCGGGGCACCGCCTGGTACGTCTCCACCCGCCTCGGTGCCCAGGGCCTCGACGCGCTGCTGGGCTGGGCGATCGAGGACGCGGGCGTCGACGCCCGCGCCGACCTGCCCCGCGACGTCGAAGTGGTGCGCCGCACCGGCGAGTCGGGCACCTACCTGTTCGCGATCAACCACACCGCCGCCGACGTCAAGGTGCCGCTGGAGACGGACGGCACCGAGCTGCTGACCGGTGAGCGCGCCGCGGGCCGGCTGCCCGTCCCGGCGGGCGCCGTCCGGGTCGTACGACTCGACGGCTGA